One genomic window of Medicago truncatula cultivar Jemalong A17 chromosome 1, MtrunA17r5.0-ANR, whole genome shotgun sequence includes the following:
- the LOC25483657 gene encoding dof zinc finger protein DOF3.1: protein MQDRTTFQPMKQNFPEQEHCKRYWAKGGALRNIPVGVGTRKVTKRSSSSKRSTTPSSSSPSTSSTSSAAKVSASVPETDPTQIHVDPIVRNFGEGLLLTLLSSTTKTKSVTP from the coding sequence ATGCAAGACCGAACAACATTTCAACCCATGAAACAAAATTTTCCAGAACAAGAACATTGCAAAAGATATTGGGCAAAAGGTGGTGCTTTAAGGAACATACCAGTTGGTGTTGGAACAAGAAAAGTTACAAAACGTTCATCAAGTTCTAAACGTTCAACAAcaccatcttcatcttctccatcaACATCATCCACTTCTTCAGCAGCAAAAGTTTCAGCTTCAGTTCCAGAAACTGACCCGACCCAGATTCATGTTGACCCGATTGTGAGAAATTTTGGTGAAGGTCTTCTTCTTACGCTTCTTAGCTCCACCACGAAGACGAagagtgtaacgccctag
- the LOC25483656 gene encoding calcium-dependent protein kinase 26, producing MGNNCVGTRTFFSKDESSSRATFPSPSCWSRSKKDSAHKTSPTKPKESVQNNPPPVMKIEKEDEKPPPQQHHHQKPRQKPQTNEAVVATPAKPKRPHNVKRLASAGLKADSVLQRKTVSLKEFYTLGPKLGQGQFGTTFLCVEKSTGKEYACKSIMKRKLLTEEDVEDVRREIQIMHHLAGSSNVISIKEASEDAVAVHVVMELCAGGELFDRIVERGHYTERKAAKLARTIVGVIQSCHSLGVMHRDLKPENFLFVNQQEESPLKAIDFGLSCFFKPGDIFNDVVGSPYYVAPEVLRKRYGPEADVWSAGVILYILLCGVPPFWGESEQDIFEAILNSDLDFSSDPWPSISESAKDLVKKMLVRDPSKRLTAFDVLRHPWILIDGAAPDKPLDSAVLSRMKQFTAMNKLKKMALRVIAENLSEEEIAGLKEMFKMIDTDNSGHITFEELKVGLKRFGANLKESEIYDLMKAADVDNSGTIDYGEFIAATLHLNKVDREDHLHAAFSYFDKDGSGYITKDELQKACEEFGFRDVPLEEMIREVDQNNDGRIDYNEFVAMMHRGNAEMGKRGRKGSSSFSIGFREALPVC from the exons ATGGGAAACAACTGTGTCGGAACGAgaacctttttttcaaaggatgAATCATCATCACGTGCAACTTTTCCAAGTCCATCTTGCTGGTCACGTTCCAAGAAAGATAGTGCACACAAAACAAGTCCAACAAAACCAAAAGAATCTGTTCAAAACAATCCTCCACCGGTAATGAAAATCGAAAAGGAAGATGAAAAGCCGCCACCAcagcaacatcatcatcaaaaacCGCGACAAAAACCACAAACTAATGAAGCTGTTGTTGCTACACCTGCAAAACCAAAGAGACCTCACAATGTGAAGAGACTAGCAAGTGCAGGGCTAAAAGCAGATTCAGTTTTACAGCGAAAAACGGTTAGTCTTAAGGAGTTTTATACTTTAGGACCAAAGCTAGGACAAGGGCAATTTGGAACTACATTCCTTTGTGTGGAGAAATCTACTGGGAAAGAGTATGCATGCAAGTCAATCATGAAGAGGAAGTTGTTGACTGAAGAGGATGTGGAAGATGTGAGGAGAGAGATTCAGATTATGCATCACTTGGCTGGCAGTTCGAATGTGATTTCGATTAAGGAAGCTTCTGAGGATGCTGTTGCTGTTCATGTTGTTATGGAGTTGTGTGCAGGTGGTGAACTTTTTGATAGGATTGTGGAAAGAGGGCATTATACAGAAAGAAAGGCGGCGAAACTTGCAAGGactattgttggtgttattcaGTCATGTCATTCTCTTGGTGTAATGCATCGCGATCTTAAGCCGgagaattttctttttgttaatcaGCAGGAAGAATCTCCCCTTAAGGCAATCGACTTTGgattatcttgttttttcaaaccAG GTGACATTTTCAATGATGTAGTAGGAAGTCCATATTATGTTGCACCTGAAGTTTTACGCAAACGATATGGTCCAGAAGCGGATGTGTGGAGTGCCGGTGTCATCTTGTACATTCTCTTATGCGGTGTGCCTCCATTTTGGGGTG AATCGGAACAAGATATATTTGAGGCCATTTTGAATAGCGATCTTGATTTCTCATCGGATCCATGGCCTAGTATCTCTGAAAGTGCAAAAGACTTGGTTAAGAAGATGCTTGTCAGAGACCCTAGTAAGCGGTTAACAGCTTTTGACGTTCTTC GTCATCCATGGATCCTAATTGATGGAGCAGCACCAGACAAGCCTCTAGATTCTGCAGTTTTGAGTCGCATGAAGCAGTTTACTGCAATGAACAAGCTCAAGAAAATGGCACTTAGA GTTATTGCAGAGAATCTATCTGAAGAAGAAATTGCTGGATTGAAAGAAATGTTTAAGATGATCGACACAGATAATAGTGGTCATATTACCTTTGAAGAACTCAAGGTTGGACTGAAAAGATTTGGTGCCAATCTAAAAGAATCAGAAATTTACGATCTAATGAAAGCT GCAGATGTTGATAACAGTGGCACGATCGACTATGGAGAATTCATAGCTGCAACATTACACTTAAACAAAGTTGATAGGGAAGATCATTTACATGCAGCATTCTCATATTTTGATAAAGATGGAAGTGGATACATCACAAAAGATGAGCTTCAAAAAGCTTGTGAAGAATTTGGCTTTAGAGATGTCCCCTTGGAGGAAATGATCCGAGAAGTTGATCAGAATAAT GATGGAAGAATAGATTACAATGAATTTGTTGCTATGATGCATAGAGGGAATGCAGAAATGGGTAAGAGGGGTCGAAAAGGTAGCAGTAGTTTTAGCATTGGATTTAGGGAGGCACTACCAGTATGTTAA
- the LOC120578237 gene encoding uncharacterized protein, translating into MQLFPPHQDKQTGQLIGTGCKIGRLFELTQLHVPRVSKNICAASTDSSIQLWHQRLAHSSIGKLRPLVCQGHLGSVTNESFDCTACQTAKQPALSFNKSTNISASPFDLVHSDIWGPAPTPTMGGSRYFVLFIDDYSRFTWIYLMKNRHELPQIYIKFAKMIQTQFSKIIKVFRRDNAMEYRDSKLLDFLGEQGTLSEFSCPYTSQQNGRAERKHRHILDFVRAMLISASCPERAWGEASLTAVHIINRLPSSIFGSSSELSSPSDVPSTSNDDVPIVDPAPSTTEIPGRVRNTPSYLRDYHCYSTMLHLHEPQSYKEASTDPHWQQAMIEELQALEKTHTWDLVDPPSNKPLVGCKWVYKIKTHSDGSIERYKARLVAKGFTQEYGIDYEETFAPVARITSVRNSCKHRPRRIRTRLILVLIRSWRTSGAILNQVPWTLAIPTTV; encoded by the exons ATGCAGCTCTTTCCACCACACCAG GACAAACAGACGGGACAACTCATAGGGACTGGATGTAAGATCGGAAGGTTATTTGAGCTCACTCAACTACATGTTCCTCGTGTCTCCAAAAATATTTGTGCTGCTTCCACAGATTCCTCCATCCAGCTTTGGCATCAACGTCTTGCTCATAGCTCTATTGGAAAATTGCGTCCTCTAGTGTGTCAAGGTCATTTAGGATCAGTAACTAATGAGTCTTTTGATTGTACTGCCTGTCAAACGGCTAAACAACCAGCTTTGTCATTTAATAAAAGTACTAATATTTCAGCTTCACCGTTTGATCTTGTCCACTCTGATATTTGGGGACCTGCTCCCACTCCTACAATGGGAGGTTCTcggtattttgttttgtttattgatgattattctcGTTTTACATGGATATACTTGATGAAAAATCGTCATGAGCTTCCTCAAATTTACATTAAGTTTGCAAAAATGATTCAAAcacaattttctaaaattattaaaGTTTTTCGCCGAGATAATGCCATGGAATATCGTGATTCTAAACTCTTAGATTTTCTTGGTGAGCAGGGTACCTTGTCTGAATTCTCTTGTCCATATACATCTCAACAAAATGGTCGTGCTGAGAGAAAACATCGTCACATTCTTGACTTTGTCCGTGCCATGCTTATCTCAGCCTCTTGTCCTGAACGTGCTTGGGGTGAAGCTTCTCTTACTGCTGTCCACATTATCAATCGTCTTCCTTCATCTATCTTTG GTTCTTCTAGTGAGCTCTCTTCCCCTTCCGATGTTCCATCCACTTcaaatgatgatgttccaaTTGTTGATCCTGCACCATCCACTACTGAGATTCCTGGAAGGGTAAGAAATACACCTTCTTACCTTCGTGATTACCATTGTTATTCTACTATGCTTCACCTTCATGAACCGCAGTCCTATAAGGAAGCCTCTACAGATCCTCATTGGCAGCAAGCTATGATAGAAGAATTACAAGCATTAGAGAAAACCCACACATGGGACCTTGTTGATCCTCCATCTAATAAGCCTCTGGTTGGATGCAAGTGGGTATACAAAATCAAGACACATTCAGATGGTTCAATTGAGCGATACAAAGCTCGTCTAGTGGCCAAAGGCTTCACTCAAGAGTATGGTATTGATTATGAAGAAACTTTTGCTCCTGTGGCTCGCATTACCTCAGTTCGAAACAGTTGCAAGCACCGGCCTAGAAGAATTAGGACGAGGTTGATTCTTGTTCTGATTAGGTCGTGGAGGACGAGTGGGGCAATTTTGAATCAAGTGCCCTGGACTCTTGCAATACCGACAACAGTTTGA
- the LOC112419496 gene encoding uncharacterized mitochondrial protein AtMg00810-like codes for MDVKNAFLNGELEEEVYMRPPPGYTCQESKVCRLRKALYGLKQAPRAWFAKFHSTLSQLGFSSSPHDSALFTRKTENGTIVLLLYVDDMIITGNDSVGIVELKQFLFQHFEMKDLGPLSYFLGLEVLSSIDGLFLSQAKYASDLVSRAGLTDCKIEHTPLEPNVRFSPQDGTLLDDATLYRQLVGSLIYLTVTRPDISYAVHLVSQFMNAPRSTHYAAVLRIIRYIKGTMFHGLHYSVTSPLILRAYSDADWAGDPSDRRSTTGFCIFLGDSLISWRSKKQTLTARSSTEAEYRALADTTSEILWLRWLLADLETSQSSPVDLYCDNRSAIQIAHNDVFHERTKHIEIDCHFIRQHLLRHELQLVSIGTLDQPADLFTKPHSPSRFRILVSKLKLVTIPPT; via the coding sequence ATGGATGTTAAAAATGCATTTCTGAATGGTGAATTAGAAGAAGAGGTTTATATGCGTCCTCCTCCAGGTTATACTTGTCAGGAAAGCAAAGTTTGTCGTCTTCGTAAGGCACTTTATGGTCTTAAGCAAGCACCTCGGGCTTGGTTTGCTAAATTTCACAGTACTCTAAGTCAGTTGGGTTTCTCTTCAAGTCCTCATGATTCTGCTCTTTTTACTCGAAAAACAGAAAATGGTACTATTGTGTTGCTACTTTATGTTGATGACATGATTATTACTGGTAATGACTCTGTTGGAATTGTCGAGCTTAAGCAATTCTTGTTTCAACATTTTGAGATGAAGGATCTTGGACCgttaagttattttttgggGCTTGAAGTTTTATCTTCCATTGATGGTTTATTTCTCTCACAGGCTAAGTATGCTTCTGATCTTGTCTCTCGAGCAGGTCTCACTGATTGTAAAATTGAGCACACTCCTCTTGAACCAAATGTTCGATTTTCTCCTCAAGATGGTACCTTACTTGACGATGCAACTCTTTATCGTCAACTCGTAGGCAGCTTGATTTACCTTACTGTTACTCGACCAGATATCTCTTATGCTGTTCATTTAGTTAGTCAATTCATGAATGCCCCACGGAGCACCCATTATGCTGCTGTTCTTCGAATCATTCGGTATATCAAGGGTACTATGTTTCATGGTCTTCACTATTCAGTCACATCTCCCTTGATTCTTAGAGCCTACTCTGATGCAGATTGGGCAGGTGATCCTAGTGACCGTCGCTCTACTACtggtttttgtatttttcttggaGACTCTCTTATTTCTTGGCGTAGCAAGAAACAAACTCTGACAGCTCGCTCTAGTACAGAAGCTGAGTATCGTGCCCTTGCTGATACTACATCTGAGATATTGTGGCTTCGTTGGCTTCTTGCTGATTTAGAGACATCTCAATCTTCACCTGTTGATCTTTATTGTGACAATCGCAGTGCCATTCAAATTGCCCACAATGATGTTTTCCATGAGCGCACTAAGCATATAGAGATTGATTGTCACTTCATTCGTCAACATCTTCTTCGTCATGAACTACAGCTTGTCTCCATTGGCACTCTTGACCAGCCAGCTGATTTGTTTACAAAACCTCATTCTCCTAGTCGCTTCCGCATTTTAGTATCCAAACTCAAGTTGGTCACAATTCCACCTACTTGA
- the LOC25483653 gene encoding REF/SRPP-like protein At1g67360 — MTAAENKQKQRSRFRKHYQHWYHGLIQEATHEAEKVVNEAQSGGAKAAVNYVATKSKQIVLTSLVKIWSGLNHYPPFHAVAEMAVPTTARWSEKYNHVVKDITRKGYTVFGYLPLIPIDEIAKAFKQGEVNVSADHETSSGEDFSD; from the coding sequence ATGACAGCAgctgaaaacaaacaaaaacagagGAGTAGATTCCGGAAACATTATCAGCATTGGTATCATGGTTTGATTCAAGAAGCAACACACGAAGCTGAGAAAGTAGTGAATGAGGCTCAATCTGGTGGGGCAAAAGCAGCTGTAAATTATGTAGCTacaaaatctaaacaaattGTGCTAACTAGTTTAGTAAAAATATGGTCAGGTCTCAACCACTATCCACCATTCCATGCAGTGGCAGAGATGGCAGTTCCAACAACTGCACGTTGGTCAGAAAAGTATAACCATGTTGTTAAGGACATTACTAGAAAGGGATACACAGTGTTTGGATATTTGCCTTTGATTCCTATTGATGAAATAGCCAAGGCATTTAAACAAGGGGAAGTTAATGTGAGTGCAGATCATGAAACATCTTCTGGTGAAGATTTTTCTGATTGA
- the LOC25483660 gene encoding putative pentatricopeptide repeat-containing protein At5g06400, mitochondrial, producing MRALLKIKLRSYDSSFLSHSHHVFHLSTFSNSSKLSHSHKTTDQLSNSDVEPSRALFNEITEILGSDTVIHDNSPSGFLFPLEIRDTQLGFKEKHDCTEPVCENAAESVVLDKDENFTVLEDNQLVKLGEEDMCRMVGEIMEIIRGENGSVSMEERLEKMGYCELNVEVFDRVLKRCFKMPHLGLRVFNWLKLKGGFRHTTQTYNTMLCLVGEGKEFGLVKKLVDEMDECRVQKDVNTWTILVSLYGKAKKISEALLAFENMQKCGCEPDVVSYRTIIRLLCSSGKGDIAMEFYKDMVKKDIVLDDVRLYKMLMNCMAESGDVAAVNLLGNDMTRLCLMPENSVFGCMLKSFCISGRIKEALELIRDLKYKDAVLEPEYFETLVRGLCKAGRISDALEIVEIMKRRDIVVWNVQGIIINGYLRRNDFCMALDVFQSMKESGYVPTVSSYTELIQHLFKLSRYEEACMMYDEMLGKGIKPDIVAMTAMVAGHVSQNRISEAWKIFKSMESQGIKATGKSYSVFIKELCKASRTDDIVKVLYEMRSSKIVFKDEVFRWVITYMETKGEFALKEKVQKMHATTILHPENFEESENRVSFKNEVEEDRVDQPKSEKVDCSLLYPILKTYSEQDVRDVCRILSSSLDWSSIQEKLEISNIEFTPEFVMEIMQSCSMHGCTVLNFFSWVGKRPGYRHTTESYNIAIKIAGRGKDFKHMRSLLYEMRRNNYLITSETWTIMIMIYGRTGLTEMAMNCFKEMKDGGYSPSRSTYKYLIIALCGRKGRKIDDALKIYGEMVNSGHVPDKELIETYLGCLCEMGRILDARKCIDSLQRFGYTVPLCYSLFIRALCRAGKVEEALKLVEEVGAEKINVEKLTYGSIVHGLLQKGKLEEALTKVSRMKQEGITPTIHVYTSLIVHFFKQKHVEKAIQIYAEMLESGYEPNVVTYSALIRGYMNVGRYNDAWNVFYRMKFKGPFPDFKTYSMFLSCLCKAGRSEEAMRLISEMLESGIVPSTINFRTVFYGLNREGKQGLARVVLQQKSELIRKRKLIT from the coding sequence ATGAGAGcattattaaaaatcaaactccGATCCTATGATTCATCTTTCCTTTCACATTCTCATCATGTTTTTCATCTTTCTACAttctcaaattcatcaaaacttTCACATTCTCACAAAACAACAGATCAACTTTCCAATTCAGACGTTGAACCCTCACGTGCACTTTTCAACGAGATTACTGAGATTTTAGGTTCCGATACTGTAATCCATGATAATTCCCCATCTGGGTTTTTGTTTCCACTCGAAATTCGTGATACCCAGTTGGGTTTTAAGGAGAAACATGATTGCACTGAACCTGTTTGTGAAAATGCTGCAGAGAGTGTGGTACTTGATAAAGACGAAAACTTTACCGTTTTGGAAGATAACCAGTTGGTTAAATTGGGAGAAGAAGATATGTGTCGAATGGTGGGTGAGATTATGGAAATAATCCGAGGTGAAAATGGTTCGGTTTCTATGGAAGAGCGATTAGAAAAGATGGGTTATTGTGAATTGAATGTTGAGGTTTTCGATAGAGTTTTGAAAAGGTGTTTTAAAATGCCGCATTTGGGTTTGAGGGTTTTTAACTGGTTGAAGCTTAAAGGTGGTTTTCGTCATACGACACAGACTTATAATACCATGTTGTGTCTTGTCGGAGAAGGTAAGGAGTTTGGGTTGGTGAAGAAGTTGGTGGATGAAATGGATGAATGTAGAGTTCAAAAGGATGTTAATACATGGACCATTCTTGTGTCTCTTTATGGGAAGGCGAAGAAAATCAGTGAAGCTTTGTTGGCTTTTGAAAATATGCAAAAGTGTGGCTGCGAACCTGATGTGGTTTCATATAGAACGATCATTCGTTTGCTTTGTAGTTCAGGTAAGGGTGATATTGCTATGGAGTTCTATAAGGACATGGTCAAGAAGGATATTGTACTTGATGATGTAAGGTTGTATAAGATGCTTATGAACTGTATGGCAGAATCAGGAGATGTTGCAGCTGTTAATTTGCTTGGAAATGACATGACTCGGTTGTGTCTGATGCCGGAAAACAGTGTTTTTGGGTGTATGCTTAAGAGCTTTTGTATTTCTGGAAGGATTAAAGAAGCTTTGGAATTGATTCGTGACCTCAAATATAAAGATGCAGTTCTTGAACCTGAATATTTTGAGACCTTAGTGAGAGGGCTGTGTAAGGCAGGAAGGATTTCAGACGCTTTAGAGATTGTTGAAATTATGAAGAGAAGGGACATTGTTGTGTGGAACGTTCAAGGGATTATCATAAATGGCTATTTACGGAGAAACGATTTTTGCATGGCACTTGATGTGTTTCAAAGCATGAAAGAATCTGGTTATGTGCCTACAGTTTCCTCATATACAGAACTGATACAGCATCTCTTTAAGTTGAGTAGGTATGAAGAAGCTTGCATGATGTATGATGAGATGCTGGGAAAAGGAATTAAACCAGATATCGTGGCCATGACAGCCATGGTTGCAGGCCATGTTTCACAAAATCGTATATCCGAAGCATGGAAAATTTTCAAGAGTATGGAAAGCCAAGGTATCAAGGCTACAGGGAAATCATATTCGGTATTTATTAAGGAGCTTTGCAAGGCTTCAAGGACTGATGACATTGTCAAAGTATTGTATGAAATGCGGTCTTCAAAGATTGTATTCAAAGATGAAGTATTCCGTTGGGTTATAACTTACATGGAAACCAAGGGGGAGTTTGCTTTAAAAGAGAAAGTGCAGAAGATGCATGCAACAACTATACTCCATCCTGAAAATTTTGAGGAGTCTGAAAATCGAGTGTCATTCAAAAATGAGGTGGAAGAAGATAGAGTTGACCAACCAAAATCAGAAAAGGTAGACTGCTCATTACTATATCCAATTCTCAAGACTTACAGTGAACAAGATGTTCGCGATGTCTGTAGGATTCTTTCATCCTCTCTAGATTGGTCTTCAATCCAAGAAAAGTTAGAGATAAGTAACATCGAGTTCACCCCGGAATTTGTTATGGAGATAATGCAAAGCTGCAGTATGCATGGCTGCACAGTGCTAAATTTCTTTTCCTGGGTGGGAAAGAGACCTGGTTACAGACACACCACAGAATCATACAACATTGCAATCAAAATTGCAGGGCGCGGGAAAGATTTCAAGCACATGCGCAGCCTGTTATATGAAATGAGAAGAAACAATTATCTAATAACATCAGAAACATGGACGATCATGATAATGATTTACGGCCGAACAGGTTTGACAGAGATGGCCATGAATTGTTTCAAAGAGATGAAAGATGGTGGTTATAGCCCAAGTAGGAGTACATACAAGTATCTGATAATCGCCTTATGTGGGAGGAAAGGAAGGAAAATTGATGATGCTCTCAAAATATACGGTGAGATGGTTAATTCCGGACATGTCCCAGACAAAGAATTGATTGAAACCTACCTTGGTTGCTTATGTGAAATGGGTAGGATCTTAGACGCTAGGAAATGCATAGATTCACTTCAAAGATTTGGCTACACAGTTCCTCTTTGTTACTCCTTGTTTATAAGAGCTCTTTGTAGAGCTGGAAAAGTTGAAGAAGCATTGAAACTAGTTGAAGAAGTTGGTGCAGAGAAAATTAATGTTGAAAAGCTAACTTATGGAAGTATTGTACATGGTTTATTACAAAAGGGTAAACTAGAAGAAGCATTAACCAAGGTGAGTAGAATGAAACAAGAGGGAATAACACCTACAATACATGTTTacacatctttaatagttcatttCTTTAAACAGAAACATGTAGAAAAAGCTATTCAGATATACGCGGAAATGCTAGAATCGGGTTATGAACCAAATGTTGTTACATATTCTGCACTTATACGTGGGTACATGAACGTGGGGAGGTATAATGATGCATGGAATGTGTTCTACCGTATGAAATTCAAAGGACCATTTCCTGATTTTAAAACATATTCTATGTTCCTTTCTTGTCTATGCAAAGCAGGGAGATCTGAAGAAGCAATGAGACTTATTTCTGAAATGTTGGAGAGTGGGATTGTTCCTAGTACTATTAACTTTAGAACAGTTTTTTATGGGTTGAATAGAGAAGGGAAACAAGGTTTAGCACGTGTTGTGTTGCAACAAAAATCAGAACTGATTAGAAAGCGCAAGCTCATAACTTGA
- the LOC120578234 gene encoding protein FAR-RED IMPAIRED RESPONSE 1-like — MKNCFNGRPTSDFRWLVQTHGNRMHWSSAWVKLHFTAGLKTTQLSESFNAFLRGFLQPDHSLVRFFSHFNIMVQRMRDNHAELDFKAANTRTKNNYPNSHLMRSVVNKHTPACFAFIHRQYDLSFKYYYEEDTAKGSALNKFFKVFTIEKVDDNYDDVDNDNDGPSNVDVLDAELQENFFPSFEDHDRLDERVVTVDIRSKSFSCSCRMFENRGFLCRHVLKILEFLGGYVQYHFLKTIPGQYVLKRWTRDVRPSVDKLKSTINVGTEDTTQAQRYQQICAVTVQLSTRFCADPEASEIFLDGVLEAGKKAEELLLSKGIRTDPS, encoded by the coding sequence atgaaaaattgttttaatggaAGGCCTACTTCAGACTTTAGGTGGCTTGTCCAAACTCACGGAAATCGTATGCATTGGTCTTCAGCTTGGGTGAAGTTACATTTTACAGCTGGTCTGAAAACGACTCAGTTAAGCGAGTCTTTCAATGCTTTTCTTCGTGGATTTCTGCAGCCAGACCATTCACTTGTTCGATTCTTTAGTCATTTCAACATTATGGTTCAGAGAATGAGGGATAATCATGCTGAGTTGGACTTCAAGGCTGCAAATActagaacaaaaaataattatcctaaCAGTCATCTGATGCGGTCCGTTGTAAACAAGCACACACCGGCTTGCTTTGCATTTATTCACAGGCAGTATGACCTTTCCTTCAAATACTATTATGAGGAGGACACAGCAAAAGGGTCTGCATTGAACAAGTTTTTCAAAGTTTTCACAATTGAAAAGGTTGATgataattatgatgatgttgataatgataatgacgGGCCTTCCAATGTCGATGTTTTGGATGCAGAACTTCAAGAAAACTTTTTCCCAAGTTTTGAAGATCATGATCGACTTGATGAAAGGGTTGTCACAGTTGACattagaagcaaaagttttagTTGTTCATGTCGTATGTTTGAGAACAGGGGCTTTTTATGTCGACATGTTTTGAAGATCTTGGAGTTCTTAGGTGGTTATGTGCAATATCATTTTTTGAAGACAATACCTGGACAATATGTTTTAAAGCGTTGGACTAGAGATGTGCGTCCGTCTGTTGATAAGCTGAAATCTACCATCAATGTTGGCACTGAAGACACCACTCAAGCACAACGATATCAACAAATTTGTGCTGTTACCGTTCAGCTTTCTACACGTTTTTGTGCAGATCCGGAGGCATCTGAAATTTTTCTCGACGGTGTTCTTGAAGCTGGGAAAAAGGCAGAGGAGTTGCTTCTTTCTAAAGGTATTCGTACAGACCCATCTTAG